The genomic segment GGGGCCTCGCTGCCTCCTTGCTCCAGTCGTCCCCAAGCTGGTCCCTCCGGTTCGGGGAGTGAAGAAGGGATTCCGCGCCGCCTTCCGCTTCCAGAAGGAGTTAGAGCGGCTGCGCCTTCTGCGGTGCCCGCCGCCGCCCGTGCGCCGGTAGGAGACACCTCGGGAAGGTGTGTCAGGGTGGCGGTCGCAGACACGGGGTCTTCCTCCCGTGGTGGTGTGCCTGCGGCTGATGCGCCCCAGGATTAAGCTTTAGGAAGTTTGCGCTAGAGACACCCGTGAGCTGTGGGCGCGTGGCCTGAGGCAAAGAAAATGGATTTGTGCCGCGGGTGGTAGAGCTTCAGGCTGCTCCCGACGTTTTGAAACTACCATTTAGGATTTTGTCTACTGGAAATTGGGAGAAATGGGGCTGGCCGGAGGGTCTTCCTTATGTGGACTTGGGTGTTGTAGCCCCCATTTGTAATACCCGAGAATTCCGATAAGCGAGAAGAAAGCAGTCCACAGCATTgtaaattaaggagaaaaaaaaaattaatctacaaCCTGAAGTCTACTCtctagagaaaaaggaaaaaaagttagcTTTCGATTTTTGCCCAAATTAATGTTGTTCTGGTAACAGGTTTGGCAGAGAGACAGGTTTTTATGGCTTCAAATCAGATCATACTTTACATAATTTAAATTccttcatctttttctctttaataatgTGTCTTTGACATGTTGTCATGGCATTACAAAGAGATGTacctcactcttttttatggctctaTTTATGGGCTTATGAGCTCCATATTATTGCCATTAAAACCTATGTAACAGCGTGtatctttatttcacctttgGGGATGCGTACGTAGCATGTAATTTTGAATGCTATTAGTACTGTAACGTTGCCCTCCAAAAAATGTTGATCCACTTTGTACTCCTACCAGTAGGAACGGTCTTCTAACAGATAAGTttatggcaaaaaataaaatcgCTTCTTAATTCCCATTCCCTTGTTTATTATAAGGTTAAGTATTTTAGGCTCTCAAAGTTGGAAGAAACTTTACGGTTTGTACAGattatataagtgtatatattatatgtatatcttATGACTTTCAACCCAGCTTTTTATACTTTGCTTCCCTTTGTTTCTTAAAGGGGTTTTATATTGTGTTACGTGTAAGTAATCCAGAGATGACtcaaagtatacaggaggatgtgcataggttatatgcaaatacaggTATACCTCATACATATTGTAGGGTTGGTTCTAGACCACGGAAATAAAACGAGTCACGtgactttttaaatttcccaGTGCATACctaagttatgtttatactattctGTAGTTTATTAAGTATGCAGTAGTATTGTCTAAAAAGCAATGTATgtaccttaatttaaaatacttcattGCAAAAAAATGCTAACacagacacaaagtgagcacatgcagaattgctacaaaccttcaatttgtaaaaataaaatgcaataaatctgtgaagcacaatagACCAAAGTACAGTGAAATGAAGTGTGCCTGTACTACAACATTTATATGGGAGACTGGAGCATCCATGAATTTCAGTATTCAGGAGAGTCCTCGGAACCAATTCCCCACAGATATTGAGGGATGACCATAAATATAACATACCTAGTGTTTATGGCTTGAATCTGTGAAAttatcatttatgtttcataCTTAGGTATAAAACATAGTTTCatgattagagcagaaataaggAACCTAAAAGTTAGGCTCATGGCTTAGTCTTTTATGTTGAAGAACCAATTTCATGTGACAATTGGATCAACGGGAAAATTAATCCGATCATATATGTAGAATATAGCAAGGGACTTCCAGTATTTATCTGACTTCAGTCTTAACATTTAGAATATCAGCCtggcattaaaaagaaatataaccttctttcatttcctttctataATTAATAACATTACAACACAgtgaaaaatttttatattacagTAAGAGGTTGTTCTCTTTACCATCTCTTACTATCTTTGCATTTTCAGTTCCGAGAAGCCGAACTGGGATTACCATGCAGAAATACAAGCTTTTGGACATCGGTTACAGGAAAACTTTTCCTTAGATCTTCTCAAAACTGCATTTGTTAATAGCTGCTATATTAAAAGTGAGGAGGCCAAGCGCCAGCAACTTGGgatagagaaagaagctgtaCTTCTGAATCTTAAAAGTAATCAGGAACTATCTGAACAAGGGACATCTTTTTCACAGACTTGCCTCACACAGTTTCTTGAAGACGAGTTCCCAGACTTGCCCACTGAAGGCATCAGAAATCTTGTTGACTTTCTCACTGGTGAGGAAGTCATGTGTCACGTGGCTAGAAACTTGGCTGTGGAGCAGTTAACACTGAGTGAGGAATTCCCAGTGCCCCCGACTGTATTACAGCAAACGTTCTTTGCAGTTATTGGAGCCCTGTTACAGAGCAGTGGACCCGAGAGGACTGCACTTTTTATCAGGGTACGTAATTATTAATTGGACATGCTTGAGAAAGACAGAAgggaaaattttcttttgtaattcgCTTCTTTGATACATCACCTTGGAAGTGAATGTTTGTCCcaagaaaaactgagaaaaaccTAAAACTTTTTTATGGAAGGGCTGTAATTATTCCAGTTGTCTCTTATTATGGATATCATAAAAAGTGAATATTAAATTGTGGGTTGTGATTTCTGAAGGACCACAAGCCATGTCATCTTTAAGTTTACATCCTTAGGGCCAAGGATACTGCCTGCATGAGAGATACTCAGTAGatgtttggtgaatgaatgaagtcaAAGGACAGTATGCAGAGGCCTGTGCTTCAGTACCAGCTGCTGTCTGCTCTTCCAAGTGATAAATCTTGGATTTCAAGTCCCTCTAATGCCTAACTCTTTGTTAGCTAGTGACTTAGCTAATTCGGTTTCTTAATTGGTACAACTTGACTCTCACTATCCGTTTGTAATTTATTAACTGGGAGAAGTTTTATCCTCTGCCATTGGATGAAAACATGAGattttgttcactttttgatAATAGAGAGTCCACACAATCTCTTTAAGTCAGAAAGACAGTTTTGATTCAAGCATCTATCTGACTGACATTCAGTCCTTAAACCAGCATCACATGCTATTGGAATCTGTTCATTTAGTTTTGATACCAAGTTTGATAATTTTGTTAAGAGAATATCTGTATTTACTGACACTTCAGACTTTGTTCATAGGTAAGACCTATCTTTCTCCCCCCAGTTAGTTTTTTCTATAGAAATTCTGACAAAGTCCTCTTTGATTTCCATTCTCTTTACTATAACCTCTGTggagtttaaataatttttggtcACCATTTTGAAATTCTACAAGGTAGTCATGAAACTATGTTGgaaatatttaccatattttaaTGCCTCTTAACAGTTCCAAGTAAAGATCTTACGAAACATAGATAATTCAAATATCTGTTTATAAGTTGAGCTTTGATGTCTCTCATAGTAGAATTGACAGGTTTGGATTGTCCTGTTTCATTTGTTCATCCACTTAATGTTGAGTGCcttactatgggccaggcactctGCTGAGCTCTGGAGCCACAATCTAAATAGGATTTGATCCTACTCACAACTCATTAGTTAGATGGAATGCAGTGTGGAAGTGCTTTCCTAGAGGTGTTAAGGCGCAGAGTGAATTCAGAGTTCAGGCAACAACCAACTTTAGTAAGGGTAGGAAAGGTTTTATAGAAGCGATTTGTGCCCGTAAAAAAGATGTTTTGGGAAGACAATGTCAAGGGTGCGTGTGTGCTTGGGAactacagttaattttttgtgaCTGAATCATATTGCATTTGGAGAAGTGATCAAAGATGAGTCTGGACCTTCAAGAGCCAGTGTACAGAAGAGCCAACAGTGTTACTCAGAAAGTGGTTTGGGCGTCAGTATCAGCGTCACTGGAGAACTtgatagaaatgcagattctcaggcacCCCCTCAGAGTACATAATCTCTGGGAGTAGGACctaggaatcttttttttttttttttttgagacagagtctgctttgttgcataggctggagtgcagtgatgcgatctcatctcactgcaagctccgcctcccgggttcacacaattctcctgcctcagcctcccaagtagctgggactacaggcacccgccaccatgcctggctaattttttctatttttagtagagacagggtttcactgtgttagccaggatggtctcgatctcctgacctcgtgatccacccacctcggcctcccaaagtgctgggattacaggcgtgagccaccgcccccagctggaatctgtattttaagtaGCTCTCCAGGTGATATCTCTGCATCTGGAAATGAGAACAGCACTCTTAGCCATGCTACGGAGTATGTATTTTGATGATCTTGTATAGTGACAGCTGGAGTTGTTCTAAGTGGGAGGTTTTTAATGATCAAATGCCCATTTTAGAAACATCATTTCTTCATACCCCTTCCCTATTCTGGGGAGGTGAGATTGGAGTATTCAACTTACACCCTACTAGAAAGTTCTAATAATAAATTAGTAAGACCAGGAGCAAATAGCAAAAAATAGAAGGTAATCACTTAAGAAAAATTGAGCTTTCTTTCTATATTCCTACTAATATCTTCGATGGTGGGAAAGAGTTGTGTTTCCTTACCTTACACTTGGTTATTCTATATGACAGATAGCAGTTCagtgatttttatatatgtgcatatacatacatatcccATAAGGCATATCTACTTCTGTacattaaaacatttcaaaatccCCTACTGAGAAtggatttatacatttttttttttgagacagtgtctcacactgttgtccaggctgcagtgcagtggcacaatcacagcacactgcagcctcgacttcttgggctcaagccatcctcctatgTCAGCttgcctagtagctgggaccacaggcatgcgccactacgtccagctaaattttttttttgtagaaacacgATCTCATTATggtgttcaggctggtcttgaactcctgatctcaagtgattgatcctcccacctcggcctcccagagtgctgggattataggtatcagccaccatgcctggcctaatattttttattaatgaaGCTGAAAGTGTTCTGGTGCTTGGAGGAGTGTTGTAATGAATTGACTTCATTTCATGAACTAAGgggtctttttaaatttcttccctcctgcctccatccatccatccatcctgttATCGTATTACTAATGTTTGTTAATACAGGTTAATTGGAATATGTAAATTGCTGTAAATTAATGTTTGCTTCCATAGTTTCTATACAGCGTAATGCTTTTTACTGGCACAATCAATTCTGCTTTGAATGTTCATAATTTCTCAGTTATCTTAgtcatataaataattattagtatgttatagttttaaaagtttatgtgAAATTATTAagcgatttttaaaaaattatttattattatttttagagacagagtcttgccgtgttgcccaggctggagtgctgtggtagcatgatcttggctgactgccacctgcacctcccaggttcaagtgattcttgcacctcagtctcccttctagctgggtttacaggcgtgcaccatcacgcctgtctaatttttgtatttttagtagtgacagggtttcaccatgttggccaggctagtctcaaactcctggcctcaagtgatctgcctgcctcggtcccccaaagtcctgggattacaggtgtgagccaccttgcccggccaagtttttaaaaacattattaatgGAGGAAATATTGTTATCTAGAGGCTCTGAGTGCCATTTTACATGAGTTTCTGTAAGaagttactactttttatttgttaactcaattctttaaatatttttttttttactagtagGAATATAATTCTGAATTATAAGATAGGGCAGGGTGTGGTGACtaatgcctataattccagtactttgagaagccaaggcaggaggatcctttcaGGCTAGgagttgagaccaacctgggcaacttatggagacctcgtctctacaaaaaatttaaaaactagccgggtatggtggtgtgcacctatagtctcagctgctAAAGAGGccgagctgggaggattgcttgagcccagtagtccGAGGTTTCAGTGTACTtgtgatcacacctctgcactctagcctaggcaacagagtgaagccctgtctcaaaaaagaaaaaaaaaaaaattacaggattCTACCTTCTGTGGAATTTTGGTAGATCATAGTACTTGAAATAGGTTTCTTGGGCTTTCAGGTTTTTTTAATCCAACTatgatttttgtaataaaatgtgTGTAAAAACTGGGGGAATGAAAAAGAATagtacatttttgtctttcatttcccattaagttttaaatttctgttaaaaatgtACTCTGTGGCTTCTctaatttaaaaagtgtaaagaatatattttgaattgtGGTCCTATTGTTCTTTCtactaattaaaatgtttaaattgtatttttatatgtagGACTTCTTAATTACTCAAATGACTGGAAAAGAGCTCTTTGAGATGTGGAAGATAATAGATCCCATGGGGCTATTGGTAGAAGAACTGAAGAAAAGGAATATTTCAGCCCCTGAATCAAGACTTACAAGGCAGTCTGGTGGCACCACAGCTTTGCCTTTGTATTTTGTTGGCTTATACTGGTTAGTGAAATTTTAATCATAACTTTATAACTTTGAGGAAATCCTAAAAACAGACTCTTCACATTCCATAAGGAATGTTAACATAACCTCTTCAAATTCTGTAACGTAACTTCTAATTgcattaaaagatttaaaaaaaaatctcttccccATGTTATTATTTACTACTTCCCTTCCTGCCAGTTATGCTTAGGGGAAGAATCTGAGTTTTGCTAATAGTGGCTTTTGTCAGCCAATAATATTTGCTGTAGACTTTCAGTATGTTATCTTAAATTTTTCTGTGTAAAAGTA from the Macaca nemestrina isolate mMacNem1 chromosome 11, mMacNem.hap1, whole genome shotgun sequence genome contains:
- the LOC105481317 gene encoding large ribosomal subunit protein mL44, which encodes MASGLVRVLQQGPRCLLAPVVPKLVPPVRGVKKGFRAAFRFQKELERLRLLRCPPPPVRRSEKPNWDYHAEIQAFGHRLQENFSLDLLKTAFVNSCYIKSEEAKRQQLGIEKEAVLLNLKSNQELSEQGTSFSQTCLTQFLEDEFPDLPTEGIRNLVDFLTGEEVMCHVARNLAVEQLTLSEEFPVPPTVLQQTFFAVIGALLQSSGPERTALFIRDFLITQMTGKELFEMWKIIDPMGLLVEELKKRNISAPESRLTRQSGGTTALPLYFVGLYCDKKLIAEGPGETVLVAEEEAARVALRKLYGFTENRRPWNYSKPKETLRAEKSITAS